One genomic region from Melioribacteraceae bacterium encodes:
- a CDS encoding YceI family protein — protein sequence MNRSMKFLVLFFFVFSSLIAQGFKVKTSGTQAFNFEDKNGRNQVTFFSATPVEDITGTANGISGTATFDIADFARTMKGSIAVKVASMNTGIELRNQHLRGANWLNAEKFPDIVFTIKQVSGLKQSGDNKLEFKAKGDFTLHGVTKEISADVEATYLEESEQTKKRAPGDLLGIRAKFNIRLSEFGVNNQLIGNKVAENIEVSVNIVGSNKN from the coding sequence ATGAATAGATCAATGAAATTTTTGGTTTTGTTTTTTTTCGTTTTCAGTTCCTTAATTGCTCAGGGCTTCAAAGTAAAAACATCCGGTACTCAGGCATTCAATTTTGAAGATAAGAACGGCAGAAATCAGGTTACTTTTTTCAGCGCAACACCTGTTGAAGATATAACCGGAACAGCTAACGGTATTTCCGGAACGGCGACCTTCGATATTGCAGATTTTGCCCGTACAATGAAAGGAAGTATTGCTGTTAAAGTTGCTTCTATGAACACCGGTATCGAATTAAGAAATCAACACCTTCGCGGGGCCAACTGGCTTAATGCAGAAAAATTTCCCGATATTGTTTTTACTATTAAACAGGTCTCCGGTCTGAAACAGTCGGGAGACAATAAGCTGGAATTTAAAGCAAAAGGCGATTTCACTCTTCACGGAGTGACTAAAGAAATTTCTGCCGATGTTGAGGCAACTTATCTGGAAGAAAGTGAACAAACTAAAAAGCGGGCACCCGGCGACCTGCTTGGAATACGGGCCAAGTTCAACATCAGACTTTCCGAATTTGGTGTTAATAATCAGCTGATTGGGAATAAGGTTGCCGAGAATATTGAAGTGAGTGTCAATATTGTGGGATCTAACAAAAATTAA
- the sucC gene encoding ADP-forming succinate--CoA ligase subunit beta, translating into MKIHEYQAKEVLKKFGVPVQDGIAIRKIGEFDQAIAELQSRGINQFVVKSQIHAGGRGKGRLYNPYNKQELILEGGVKFTTSADKAKDYASRMLGNLLVTHQTGPEGRIVKTLFITEGLDYKKELYLGILLDRSVSKNVIMASTEGGVEIEKVAEETPEKIIKEWIDPSVGIQSYQARKLAFGLGLEGNAFKSFIPFIIKLYKAYEATDASLLEINPLIITNDDKVVALDAKMNFDDNAMYRHPDIAAYRDLDEEEPLEIEASKYNLNYIKLDGNVGCMVNGAGLAMATMDIIKLAGGEPANFLDVGGGANKETVANGFKIILADPNVKAILINIFGGIVRCDRVAQGVIDAVNEIHVQIPVVVRLEGTNAEEAKVMLENSGLNFEVATSLHDAAHKVTSVLHIEV; encoded by the coding sequence ATGAAAATACACGAATATCAGGCTAAAGAAGTTTTAAAAAAATTCGGCGTTCCTGTTCAGGATGGAATTGCAATTAGAAAAATCGGCGAGTTCGACCAGGCAATTGCAGAATTGCAATCTCGCGGTATCAATCAATTTGTAGTTAAATCACAGATCCACGCCGGCGGAAGAGGTAAAGGAAGATTATATAATCCCTACAATAAACAGGAATTGATTTTGGAAGGCGGAGTGAAGTTTACTACTTCTGCAGATAAAGCGAAGGACTACGCTTCCAGAATGCTAGGTAACCTGCTCGTTACTCATCAGACAGGTCCCGAGGGGAGAATAGTTAAAACACTTTTTATAACTGAAGGATTGGATTATAAAAAAGAACTTTATTTAGGAATACTTCTGGACAGAAGTGTTTCGAAGAATGTAATTATGGCTTCAACAGAAGGCGGAGTTGAAATTGAAAAAGTTGCCGAAGAGACTCCGGAAAAAATAATTAAAGAATGGATTGACCCATCAGTCGGAATCCAGTCTTACCAGGCAAGAAAACTTGCTTTCGGTTTAGGATTGGAAGGAAATGCTTTTAAAAGTTTCATCCCATTTATTATCAAGTTGTATAAAGCTTACGAAGCTACAGACGCTTCCCTTCTCGAAATTAATCCTCTCATAATAACAAACGATGATAAAGTTGTTGCTCTGGATGCGAAAATGAATTTCGACGACAACGCAATGTACCGTCACCCCGATATAGCAGCATACCGCGACCTGGATGAAGAGGAGCCTCTCGAGATCGAAGCATCAAAGTACAATTTAAATTACATTAAACTCGACGGTAACGTAGGGTGCATGGTGAACGGCGCGGGACTTGCCATGGCAACTATGGATATTATCAAACTGGCGGGCGGTGAACCTGCCAACTTTCTTGATGTAGGCGGCGGAGCAAATAAAGAAACGGTTGCGAACGGATTCAAGATTATTCTGGCCGATCCGAATGTAAAAGCAATACTGATAAATATATTCGGAGGAATAGTGAGGTGCGATCGTGTTGCACAGGGTGTTATTGATGCCGTAAATGAAATTCATGTGCAAATTCCTGTTGTTGTAAGACTTGAAGGAACAAATGCCGAAGAGGCCAAAGTAATGCTCGAAAATTCCGGATTGAATTTTGAAGTTGCTACATCGCTTCACGATGCCGCACATAAAGTTACATCGGTTTTACACATTGAAGTATAG
- the rfbA gene encoding glucose-1-phosphate thymidylyltransferase RfbA, translated as MKGIVLAGGSGSRMYPISKIYSKQLTLIYDKPLIYYPLSVLMLAGVRDILIISNSETIPLYQKLFDDGSSIGVNFQYEIQKAPNGIAEAFIIGEKFIGNDNVSLILGDNIFYGKLDFFYRSVEQSKKGATIFAYKVNDPQRYGIVEFNSSGKAISIEEKPQNPKSDYAVPGLYVYDNRVVDISKNLKPSGRGELEITDVNKKYLELGELHVEKIGRGVAWLDTGTPEALLKASNFFGVIEDRQGLKVACLEEIALLKGFITKDEFIQLVKTLPGSLYREYLEKLISDL; from the coding sequence ATGAAGGGAATAGTATTAGCAGGCGGGTCAGGATCCCGGATGTACCCAATTTCCAAAATCTACAGTAAACAATTAACTCTGATTTACGATAAACCTTTAATCTACTATCCTCTTTCCGTACTGATGCTTGCCGGCGTTCGCGATATTCTTATTATTTCCAACAGTGAAACAATCCCCCTCTACCAGAAGCTTTTTGACGACGGTTCTTCAATAGGTGTTAATTTCCAATATGAAATTCAAAAAGCGCCGAACGGAATAGCCGAAGCTTTTATAATCGGAGAAAAATTTATTGGCAATGACAACGTTTCCCTTATACTGGGTGACAATATTTTTTACGGTAAACTCGACTTCTTTTACAGGTCGGTAGAACAATCAAAAAAAGGGGCTACAATCTTTGCTTACAAAGTGAACGATCCCCAGAGATACGGTATTGTTGAATTCAACAGTTCGGGAAAAGCCATAAGCATTGAAGAAAAGCCGCAGAATCCTAAATCGGATTATGCTGTTCCCGGTCTTTACGTATACGATAACCGGGTTGTGGATATTTCTAAAAATTTAAAACCCTCAGGCCGCGGTGAACTCGAAATAACAGATGTAAATAAAAAATACCTCGAACTGGGTGAACTTCACGTTGAAAAAATCGGCAGAGGTGTTGCATGGCTCGATACCGGAACTCCCGAAGCCCTTCTGAAAGCATCGAACTTTTTCGGCGTTATTGAAGACAGACAGGGATTAAAAGTCGCCTGTCTTGAAGAAATCGCCTTATTGAAAGGATTTATAACAAAGGACGAATTTATTCAACTGGTTAAAACTCTCCCCGGGTCTCTCTACAGGGAATATCTGGAAAAACTGATTTCCGATTTATAA
- a CDS encoding YbaN family protein — protein MNPKKILKYILIGFGWIFVALGIIGIFVPLMPTTVFFILAAASFARSSDRFYSWLINHPRFGKFIKDYREKRGMPLKSKIIAVGMLYLTIGSSAYFFTDSLWVRLLLISIAIGVSTYILSLKTIRDERDVVGETE, from the coding sequence GTGAATCCAAAAAAAATTTTAAAATATATTTTAATCGGGTTTGGCTGGATCTTTGTCGCACTAGGAATTATCGGGATCTTTGTGCCATTGATGCCAACCACCGTGTTCTTCATTCTTGCGGCAGCTTCCTTCGCAAGGAGTTCGGATAGATTTTACAGTTGGCTGATCAATCATCCCCGTTTCGGAAAGTTTATTAAGGATTACCGCGAAAAACGGGGGATGCCCCTTAAATCCAAGATAATTGCCGTTGGAATGCTCTACCTGACCATCGGCTCATCGGCTTATTTCTTTACTGATTCACTCTGGGTAAGATTACTTCTTATTTCGATAGCAATAGGTGTAAGCACTTACATCTTATCGCTGAAAACAATAAGAGATGAAAGAGACGTTGTAGGAGAGACTGAATAG
- a CDS encoding GDSL-type esterase/lipase family protein, whose protein sequence is MGLSVLFAQNSKDTLKYRTNPNYILQQNMFDIYKTRQADIVMLGNSLTAGAFWNELLGRPNVVGRGIPGDVLQGFSARINSIIKLRPKLVFILGGLNDIYGWTPVEDIFAEYVKILQLLKSNGIIPVVQSTLFAGRDWAKDWGGTPEVNSGRNKEVAKLNSLLLDYARKNNIDYIDLNSRMSTRDNFLRPELTWDGVHLNSEGYKIWVREVEKILKKYKL, encoded by the coding sequence TTGGGTCTATCAGTGCTTTTTGCCCAGAATTCAAAGGACACTTTAAAGTATAGGACCAATCCGAATTACATTCTGCAGCAGAATATGTTCGACATTTATAAAACACGTCAAGCCGATATAGTTATGTTAGGCAATTCGCTTACTGCGGGTGCATTCTGGAACGAACTTCTTGGCCGGCCTAACGTTGTGGGAAGAGGAATTCCGGGAGATGTTCTTCAGGGATTTTCTGCAAGAATAAATTCTATTATTAAGCTGAGACCAAAACTGGTTTTTATACTGGGAGGATTGAACGATATATATGGCTGGACTCCTGTTGAAGATATTTTTGCTGAATATGTGAAAATCCTGCAATTATTGAAATCAAATGGTATAATACCGGTAGTTCAGTCAACTCTTTTTGCTGGAAGGGATTGGGCAAAAGACTGGGGAGGTACTCCGGAAGTGAATTCAGGAAGGAACAAAGAGGTTGCCAAATTAAATTCTCTCCTCCTGGATTATGCACGTAAAAATAATATCGATTATATCGACCTGAATTCCAGAATGTCTACAAGGGATAATTTTTTACGGCCGGAATTAACGTGGGACGGGGTTCACCTTAATTCCGAAGGCTACAAAATCTGGGTAAGAGAAGTAGAAAAAATTCTGAAAAAGTATAAACTATAA
- a CDS encoding AMP-binding protein: protein MSQFKFNIEEAPTLWKRWKLNSEKYPDREAVVHWVAGEEPFRWTYKTLIDASKKFSVHIKKLGIKPGEVCATIIRHNPKFYPLYLGISRTVALPAVLAYPNPRLHPDKFRQGLEGMAQRSGLDYILTERELEPLIKPLIEKPGSTIKAVYFPLEWDIENETDPEIDAEIERIASGVKDTDPILLQHSSGTTGLQKPVVLSHRAILNHVKNLGGALQLSGKDKIVSWLPLYHDFGLIAAYQIPLAYGIPTIQIDPFQWVLAPVLLPEVISKEKATVTFSPNFAYNVLAEKIDPDELEGLDLSSLRIIVNAAEPIRHDSHEKFVERFEKYGFNPLALAGLYGMAEVTLGATLTPPGKPISELKVERNELSRGVMKLADENSIVRVCVSSGKPINECDLKIVDENRKEIEDGLVGEVAVTSISMFDGYRNYPEKTAEVVADGWYYSGDYGFRWKGEYYIIGRKKDIIIVAGKNIYPEDIEDVMNQVEGLVPGRTIAFGEEDLKMGTEFVAVVAETKAETDEEKNKVRMNILKAGMSIDIIIHKVYLVPPRWLIKSSSGKPSRKTNKERLIDGTDPQVWSR, encoded by the coding sequence ATGAGCCAATTTAAATTCAATATTGAAGAAGCACCGACTCTCTGGAAACGTTGGAAGCTTAATTCAGAGAAGTATCCGGACCGTGAAGCGGTTGTTCACTGGGTAGCCGGCGAAGAACCTTTCAGATGGACTTACAAAACTCTTATTGATGCTTCAAAAAAATTCTCTGTTCATATTAAGAAGCTCGGCATTAAACCCGGGGAAGTATGCGCGACTATCATAAGGCATAATCCGAAATTTTACCCGCTCTATCTCGGAATCTCAAGAACCGTCGCTCTTCCGGCTGTTCTGGCTTATCCCAATCCCCGTCTTCATCCGGATAAATTCCGCCAGGGACTCGAAGGAATGGCACAGCGTTCCGGTCTCGATTACATATTAACAGAACGCGAACTCGAACCGCTAATAAAACCTCTGATCGAAAAACCGGGCAGCACTATTAAAGCGGTTTACTTCCCTCTTGAATGGGATATTGAAAATGAAACCGATCCTGAAATTGATGCGGAGATTGAACGGATCGCATCCGGTGTGAAGGATACGGATCCAATTCTTCTACAGCACTCATCAGGAACTACAGGCCTTCAAAAACCGGTTGTGCTTTCGCACAGGGCAATTTTGAATCATGTAAAAAATCTCGGCGGCGCTCTTCAATTGAGCGGGAAGGATAAAATTGTAAGCTGGCTTCCGCTTTACCACGACTTCGGATTAATTGCCGCATACCAGATTCCGCTTGCATACGGAATACCTACAATCCAGATCGATCCTTTCCAGTGGGTGCTGGCACCGGTTCTCCTGCCGGAAGTTATTAGCAAGGAGAAAGCTACTGTTACTTTTTCACCTAACTTCGCATACAACGTACTCGCGGAGAAAATTGATCCGGATGAATTGGAGGGACTTGACCTTTCGAGCTTACGAATAATCGTAAACGCTGCCGAACCTATTAGACACGACAGTCACGAAAAATTTGTTGAGCGTTTCGAGAAATACGGATTCAATCCGCTTGCATTGGCTGGACTGTACGGAATGGCCGAAGTTACGCTCGGCGCCACATTAACACCTCCCGGTAAACCGATTTCCGAACTGAAAGTAGAAAGAAACGAATTATCGCGCGGTGTGATGAAACTTGCCGATGAGAATTCGATTGTAAGAGTCTGCGTCTCCTCTGGAAAGCCGATCAACGAGTGCGACCTGAAAATTGTTGATGAAAACAGAAAAGAAATTGAAGACGGCCTTGTGGGTGAAGTTGCCGTAACATCCATTTCGATGTTCGACGGTTATAGAAATTATCCGGAAAAGACCGCGGAAGTAGTAGCCGACGGATGGTATTACAGCGGCGATTACGGATTCAGATGGAAAGGCGAATATTATATTATCGGCAGGAAGAAGGATATCATTATCGTTGCAGGTAAGAATATTTATCCCGAGGATATTGAAGACGTGATGAATCAGGTTGAAGGATTAGTGCCGGGAAGGACTATCGCCTTCGGCGAAGAGGATCTGAAGATGGGAACAGAATTCGTTGCCGTCGTTGCCGAGACAAAAGCCGAAACTGATGAAGAAAAAAATAAAGTCCGGATGAATATTCTTAAAGCCGGTATGAGTATTGATATAATTATTCATAAAGTATATCTTGTCCCGCCGAGATGGCTCATAAAAAGCTCATCCGGCAAACCGAGCAGAAAAACCAACAAAGAAAGATTAATTGACGGAACCGATCCACAAGTCTGGAGCAGATAA
- a CDS encoding acyl carrier protein, with amino-acid sequence MISNELKQVILKQLNLDDFDLKDETIAPEVPGWDSLNHINIILAVEEKFGVKFKSYELLRLKCVGDLQKLLDSKLNK; translated from the coding sequence ATGATATCAAACGAACTAAAACAGGTTATTCTTAAACAGCTGAACCTGGACGACTTTGATCTGAAGGATGAAACCATAGCGCCTGAAGTACCCGGATGGGATTCCCTCAATCATATAAATATTATTCTAGCGGTGGAAGAAAAATTCGGCGTTAAATTCAAAAGCTACGAGTTACTCCGCCTTAAATGCGTGGGCGATCTTCAGAAACTTCTCGATTCCAAATTAAACAAATAA
- a CDS encoding MBOAT family O-acyltransferase → MNIDLQKILDLLKFNLYDPLIFTTGLFLIIFFFFLLIYNSLLKRTSLRIGFLILFSFYFYYKSAGYYASILLVSAIVNFLFAKWIAATENFSVKRLHLFLTVLINIGILAYFKYTNFILQVFSDISGSEFNALDIFLPIGISFYTFKSLNYVFDVYFDTLKPTGSFRNFLLYVSFFPNILAGPIDRASDFLPQIEKEPFISREDFGKAVFLICLGLIKKVVIADYISINFVDRVFDFPLRFTGVENLIAVYGYVLQIYCDFSGYSDLAIGVALLFGFKLMDNFNYPFKATGIADFWRRWHISLSKWLLDYLFRPIQMKYRNLRTFSNMIAVFVTFLICGLWHGAGWNFILWGAIHGFMMSFAMIIQKPRVKILTALKIYNTKFHKFIQVFVTFHLVAFSFMVFKNPDFQTVLDMLDQIATFFHSEVFIQFLEQLPVISGLIFTGYLFHFLPSRLEVLSRNFITSIPFIGKVLLMVLVIWVAAQFKSADIQPFIYFQF, encoded by the coding sequence TTGAATATCGATCTTCAAAAAATTTTAGATCTGCTAAAATTCAATCTGTACGATCCGCTTATTTTTACTACAGGATTATTCCTTATAATTTTCTTTTTCTTCCTTCTGATCTATAATTCATTATTGAAGAGGACTTCCCTACGGATAGGATTCCTTATTCTCTTTTCATTCTATTTCTATTACAAGTCCGCGGGTTATTACGCTTCGATACTGCTTGTTTCTGCTATTGTAAATTTCCTTTTTGCGAAGTGGATAGCGGCGACGGAAAATTTTTCCGTAAAACGGCTTCACCTTTTTCTTACAGTACTTATAAACATCGGAATTCTTGCATACTTCAAGTACACCAATTTTATACTTCAGGTATTCAGCGATATTTCCGGGAGTGAATTTAATGCGCTCGATATTTTCTTACCGATCGGAATTTCATTCTACACGTTCAAATCGCTCAATTATGTTTTTGATGTTTACTTCGACACATTAAAGCCGACCGGCAGCTTCCGTAATTTTCTTCTCTATGTTTCTTTCTTTCCCAACATACTTGCCGGACCTATCGACCGGGCATCGGACTTTTTACCTCAGATAGAGAAAGAGCCGTTCATTTCCAGAGAGGATTTCGGGAAAGCGGTTTTCCTGATCTGTCTGGGTCTTATCAAGAAAGTTGTTATCGCTGATTACATAAGCATCAATTTTGTAGACCGTGTATTCGATTTCCCTCTCCGATTCACGGGTGTTGAGAATCTGATTGCAGTATACGGTTATGTGCTTCAGATCTACTGCGATTTTTCCGGCTATTCCGATCTCGCAATCGGCGTGGCTCTCCTCTTCGGATTTAAACTGATGGATAATTTCAATTATCCATTTAAGGCCACAGGCATTGCGGACTTCTGGCGGCGCTGGCACATCTCATTATCAAAATGGCTTCTCGATTACCTCTTTAGGCCGATCCAGATGAAATACAGGAACCTGAGAACTTTCAGCAATATGATCGCTGTATTCGTTACGTTTTTGATTTGCGGATTATGGCACGGTGCCGGATGGAACTTTATTCTCTGGGGCGCTATTCACGGTTTTATGATGTCCTTTGCGATGATCATTCAGAAACCGCGTGTTAAAATTCTTACCGCATTAAAAATCTACAATACAAAATTCCATAAATTCATTCAGGTTTTTGTAACATTTCACCTGGTTGCATTTTCTTTCATGGTCTTCAAGAATCCCGATTTCCAGACTGTTCTCGATATGCTCGATCAGATTGCAACATTTTTTCACAGCGAAGTATTCATTCAGTTTTTAGAGCAGCTCCCGGTTATCTCCGGATTGATCTTTACCGGTTACCTCTTCCATTTTCTTCCCTCCAGACTGGAAGTCCTATCCAGAAATTTCATCACATCCATTCCTTTTATCGGAAAAGTATTATTGATGGTATTGGTGATCTGGGTTGCGGCTCAGTTCAAATCAGCTGATATACAGCCCTTTATTTATTTCCAGTTTTAA
- a CDS encoding tetratricopeptide repeat protein, whose amino-acid sequence MKLGFLTLILISLITALPLKAQPQRIDSEALRKTALSHMQAGRYGEAIDQLNKFISANPQNPEGYNLRGVCFEKRQQYFNGRLDYRRTIALETRDSQKRSEYEQNLSRLIGIWYPLLEKKINGHQREIAINPNNAFNYLEIGKSYMWMEIWDKAELWYDEYLARDDNASPDEIIRYTEILAKTGSIVKGERILKKYVERYPDDWRLWSRYGYFTLWLSKYAIAKKAFETALGFKPFFKEAQDGLDIVNRQAYVNQQDPRAFEREYPIDRYYRLVKRNPADIETRFKLVEELLAANRIEEAYQQLQIIGLTKAEDTRYQEKWTYVTEYRTKTYRDNLETAKANLQINPTDKDALKLVAEYYEYLQEYDSAMVMLDTYFESYPEEKDEQLRFRYARISAWSREFDKAIDITDDLLTDYPANLDYKLFRAQVSVWINRDVELAKEYLDDVLKDRPNNLEALISMGSLKLLERDFDGAQEFADKAKGIDPANDEVIKLQSNIDWQRLRAEEEKLYAILEEGRKRVMDEDCPDALLYYEEYLSKAEPNVLILREYGDVLFCAKEFQKALDTYNEVLNQGYNYDAAMQRAKVYYAIDDTLNAIKEFKALVAEDSTDFDAQLYLGDSYAKAAEYDSARTIYNMLLETWQLDSTQVSMVELRKGYLPLTGLSAILENFPNYVALAPALQFYSDNAGFSLFSLGSRLELGLTNFFSLGVSFTRSQLKAIESILDQDIISTYNYIGNIRYNTFKVHGVIRLARDLNMGAGFGRSSARGYIFRDEKDAFIRFERRDTISVSLVYQSSDASLILYSPYLIDNRYYANLIRLEGYYKHRDGLKVSGSFQYISVSDANEGNDLILRLGKYFYKDLAVGYEYYYTNYKYKASYYYSPTNFESHSIWVDNELERKKDLRVTLGGKLGIIPRNKILVLGAYLDVFYQASKSLLISGRIIAQSTSRDESSYRSFAAQLSAYWTLL is encoded by the coding sequence ATGAAGCTCGGGTTTTTAACCTTAATTCTGATTTCACTGATTACTGCCCTTCCTTTAAAAGCGCAGCCGCAGAGAATTGATTCCGAAGCGCTCAGGAAGACCGCCCTTTCACACATGCAGGCGGGGAGATACGGCGAAGCGATCGATCAGCTCAATAAATTCATCTCAGCAAATCCTCAGAATCCGGAAGGATATAACCTCCGCGGCGTCTGTTTTGAAAAGCGCCAGCAGTATTTCAACGGCCGCCTCGATTACAGAAGGACAATCGCTCTCGAAACAAGAGACTCCCAGAAAAGATCGGAATACGAACAGAACCTGTCGCGGCTCATCGGAATCTGGTATCCCCTTCTGGAGAAAAAGATTAACGGCCACCAGCGTGAGATCGCTATAAATCCCAACAACGCTTTTAATTATCTTGAAATCGGCAAGTCGTATATGTGGATGGAAATATGGGACAAGGCCGAATTGTGGTACGATGAATATTTAGCTCGCGACGATAATGCTTCACCCGATGAGATTATAAGATACACCGAAATTCTCGCTAAGACGGGAAGCATAGTTAAAGGTGAACGGATTCTTAAAAAATATGTTGAGCGATATCCGGACGACTGGCGTTTGTGGAGCCGCTACGGATATTTCACTTTGTGGCTCAGTAAATATGCTATCGCAAAAAAAGCGTTCGAGACGGCTCTTGGTTTTAAGCCGTTCTTCAAAGAGGCGCAGGACGGCCTCGATATCGTAAACCGCCAGGCATATGTTAATCAGCAGGATCCGAGAGCTTTCGAAAGAGAATACCCCATCGACAGGTATTACAGACTCGTAAAAAGAAATCCTGCGGATATTGAAACCCGGTTCAAACTCGTTGAGGAACTCCTCGCGGCAAACAGAATTGAAGAAGCTTACCAGCAGCTTCAGATAATCGGATTGACCAAAGCCGAAGATACGCGCTATCAGGAGAAGTGGACTTACGTTACTGAGTACCGTACTAAAACCTACCGGGATAATCTTGAAACCGCAAAAGCGAATCTGCAGATTAATCCGACAGATAAAGACGCTCTTAAACTTGTTGCCGAATACTATGAGTACCTTCAGGAATACGACAGCGCAATGGTTATGCTCGACACATACTTTGAAAGTTACCCCGAAGAAAAGGACGAGCAACTTCGTTTCAGGTATGCGCGAATTTCTGCATGGAGCCGCGAGTTCGATAAAGCCATCGATATCACCGATGACCTTCTAACTGATTATCCAGCTAATCTCGATTACAAACTTTTCCGCGCCCAGGTATCGGTCTGGATAAACCGGGATGTGGAACTGGCTAAAGAATACCTGGATGATGTACTTAAAGACCGGCCGAATAATCTTGAAGCTCTTATTTCTATGGGTTCGCTTAAATTACTTGAGAGGGATTTCGACGGGGCGCAGGAATTTGCAGATAAAGCTAAAGGGATAGACCCGGCAAACGACGAGGTTATTAAACTACAGTCGAATATCGACTGGCAGCGGCTCAGAGCCGAAGAGGAAAAATTATATGCTATCCTCGAGGAAGGCAGAAAGAGAGTAATGGATGAGGATTGCCCCGACGCACTTCTCTACTACGAGGAATACTTATCAAAAGCTGAACCGAACGTGCTTATACTTAGGGAGTACGGCGATGTTCTCTTCTGCGCGAAGGAATTTCAGAAAGCACTCGATACATATAACGAGGTTCTAAACCAGGGATATAATTACGATGCCGCTATGCAGCGCGCTAAAGTCTACTATGCAATTGACGATACGTTGAACGCTATAAAAGAATTCAAAGCACTTGTTGCGGAGGATTCAACTGATTTCGACGCACAGCTTTACCTTGGCGATTCTTATGCAAAAGCCGCTGAGTATGATTCGGCGCGTACTATCTACAATATGCTGCTTGAAACCTGGCAGCTCGATTCCACACAGGTAAGCATGGTCGAATTACGTAAAGGATATCTGCCGTTAACCGGTTTAAGTGCGATTCTGGAAAACTTTCCGAATTATGTTGCGCTGGCGCCCGCTCTTCAATTTTATTCGGACAATGCCGGATTCAGTCTTTTCTCGCTCGGCTCCCGGCTGGAACTCGGGCTTACAAATTTCTTTTCGCTCGGCGTATCATTCACACGGTCGCAGCTGAAAGCTATTGAATCGATACTCGATCAGGATATAATCAGCACATACAATTATATAGGCAATATCAGGTACAACACATTTAAAGTGCATGGAGTAATCCGTCTTGCCCGCGACCTGAATATGGGCGCCGGATTCGGCAGAAGCAGTGCCCGCGGTTACATATTCCGGGATGAGAAAGATGCGTTCATCCGTTTTGAAAGAAGGGACACAATTTCAGTCTCCCTTGTTTACCAGAGTTCCGATGCCTCGTTAATTCTCTATTCACCTTATTTAATAGACAACCGGTATTACGCAAACCTTATCAGGTTGGAAGGTTATTATAAGCACAGGGACGGACTTAAAGTATCAGGTTCATTCCAGTATATTTCCGTTAGCGACGCAAATGAAGGCAACGACCTGATATTACGCCTGGGGAAATATTTCTATAAAGATCTTGCTGTTGGTTACGAGTATTATTATACAAATTACAAATACAAAGCGAGCTATTATTACTCCCCCACAAATTTTGAATCGCACAGCATCTGGGTTGATAACGAACTTGAAAGGAAGAAAGATCTCCGGGTTACGCTCGGCGGTAAACTTGGAATAATTCCGAGGAACAAGATTCTTGTTCTCGGCGCTTACCTCGATGTCTTTTACCAGGCTTCAAAGAGTTTATTGATATCAGGAAGAATTATAGCGCAGAGTACATCAAGAGATGAATCCAGTTACCGCAGCTTCGCCGCACAATTATCCGCATACTGGACTCTCTTATAG